A single genomic interval of Mobula hypostoma chromosome 7, sMobHyp1.1, whole genome shotgun sequence harbors:
- the LOC134349000 gene encoding V-set and transmembrane domain-containing protein 5-like isoform X2 gives MRTNSWNCQWLLLILCLSGLLLQIHGDTISVPHYIVNATVNENVTLSVDNRWNRTLSIKWKHLLPWGMKNIVVWKPGNYQNISKGYEDRIELYRNGSIQLSNVQFNDAGCYVVTVTDKEGSSKDGVIILNIIEPIYKDLHFVAVIVTVLATLSIILMFLLWICNQSVEFYKIKRTPNANGSTDMEVTTL, from the exons ATGAGGACGAACAGCTGGAACTGCCAATGGCTTCTCTTAATATTGTGTTTGTCAGGCTTGTTGCTACAAA TTCATGGAGATACAATATCAGTACCTCACTATATTGTCAATGCGACAGTGAATGAGAATGTCACTCTTTCAGTGGACAATAGATGGAATAGGACACTTTCTATTAAGTGGAAGCACCTGCTACCATGGGGAATGAAGAACATTGTTGTCTGGAAGCCAGGCAATTATCAAAACATTTCAAAGGGTTATGAAGACCGGATTGAACTGTACAGAAATGGATCTATCCAGCTTTCAAACGTTCAGTTCAATGATGCTGGTTGTTATGTCGTGACTGTAACAGATAAAGAAGGAAGCAGCAAGGATGGTGTTATTATATTGAATATAATTG AACCAATTTATAAGGACTTGCATTTTGTGGCTGTCATTGTTACAGTACTTGCAACATTATCTATTATTTTAATGTTCTTGCTATGGATCTGCAATCAAAGTGTGGAATTCTACAAAATAAAGAGAACACCGAATGCAAATG GTTCTACAGATATGGAAGTAACAACACTTTAA
- the LOC134349000 gene encoding V-set and transmembrane domain-containing protein 5-like isoform X1 — protein sequence MRTNSWNCQWLLLILCLSGLLLQNLQTYRIDRLAGIAPPEIQRHTTTKIETVHGDTISVPHYIVNATVNENVTLSVDNRWNRTLSIKWKHLLPWGMKNIVVWKPGNYQNISKGYEDRIELYRNGSIQLSNVQFNDAGCYVVTVTDKEGSSKDGVIILNIIEPIYKDLHFVAVIVTVLATLSIILMFLLWICNQSVEFYKIKRTPNANGSTDMEVTTL from the exons ATGAGGACGAACAGCTGGAACTGCCAATGGCTTCTCTTAATATTGTGTTTGTCAGGCTTGTTGCTACAAA ACTTGCAGACTTACAGAAttgacagacttgcaggcattgctcccccagagatccaaagacacactacaacaaaaattgaaacag TTCATGGAGATACAATATCAGTACCTCACTATATTGTCAATGCGACAGTGAATGAGAATGTCACTCTTTCAGTGGACAATAGATGGAATAGGACACTTTCTATTAAGTGGAAGCACCTGCTACCATGGGGAATGAAGAACATTGTTGTCTGGAAGCCAGGCAATTATCAAAACATTTCAAAGGGTTATGAAGACCGGATTGAACTGTACAGAAATGGATCTATCCAGCTTTCAAACGTTCAGTTCAATGATGCTGGTTGTTATGTCGTGACTGTAACAGATAAAGAAGGAAGCAGCAAGGATGGTGTTATTATATTGAATATAATTG AACCAATTTATAAGGACTTGCATTTTGTGGCTGTCATTGTTACAGTACTTGCAACATTATCTATTATTTTAATGTTCTTGCTATGGATCTGCAATCAAAGTGTGGAATTCTACAAAATAAAGAGAACACCGAATGCAAATG GTTCTACAGATATGGAAGTAACAACACTTTAA